Part of the Deltaproteobacteria bacterium genome, AGCCGCGCGTCCGGCCACGGCACGGCCAGACGCCGGGACAAAAGCATTTCCTGGACCGCGAGATAGATGGCCGCCGGCACAAAGCTAAAAAAAAGAAGCTCGGGCACGGACAGCCCGTCCAGGCCGCTGCCCGTGGCCGCCGGCAGACTGGCCCAGCACAGCACCGAACCCAAGGCATACAGATAGGGTTTCATGGAATTTTTCCGAGCAGAGGCGGGGTTTGGGATTGCGGTCGCGGCATCGGGGCGATGGCCGCGACCTGGAATGCCGAAAAAAGCGATGTCCCCGCCCTCCCCGCACAGGCCAGGCAGGAGGCCGGGACACGGCCGGAGGCGTCAGTTTTTCGGCTTGAAGCTGGCGGAAGGGCCCTGGTCTTCGCCGCCGACCTGGCCTGGCATCTGCTTCAGGATATTTTCGCGGATTTTTCCGACGTGGTCGGCCATTTCCATGAACGCGGCCAGGGGCATGACCAAACGCATGGCCGGCTTCAACGTGACTTCCTTGGTTTCGGAATTGACGCTTTCCAGACGGGCGAAATCAAGACGGGCAATACCCTGATGGATTTGAACATTGACGATGCGTTCGGAAAAAATGTCAAGCATGGGTTCTCCTCATGGATTGAAGTGTGCGCAAAGAACGTGACGCGCGACCGGGCGCGAAGGGCGCGAGCGCGCGCCCATTATCCTGGCGTGTGGTTATGGGATGACGCACGGCATGTAAAGGCGGCCATAGACCCCAGGGGCGGATTCTAAAACAGCTTGCTTCCGATCCTGGCGTTCACGACCGGGGCGACAAAGGTCGCCTCGCCGCTGTCCCGGCCCGGGTACTGAACACCCAGGACCAGCACTTCGGACACGACGGCGCCCATGGTCCGGGGAGGGAAATTGAGCACGGCCAGAACCTGGCGCCCGACGACCTCGTCCAGGGGATGGGCGGTGAAGCGGCCATGGCTGGTGCGCGTGCCGAATTTTCCAAAATCAATGACCATTTTATAGGTCGGCCTGGGCGTCAGCGAACAAAATTCGGCGGCGATAACGCGGCCGACACGGATATCCAGGACGGCGAGGGATTCCTCGAAAGTGACTGTTGGCTTGAGCTCCGTGGCCATGGCGGCTCCTTTGTGGCGGGTGACGGGGGCGGCCCCGGCCATCCGGGGCGCGGGGCGGACTGTAGGCCCGGTCCGGTCCGCAAGGCAAGACCAGCCTTGTTCCTGGCTTGGACTTCGAGTAATTTATGGAACATGCCGGGTTCGGCAAGGAGTTTTCATGTCCATCCGCAATAAAGTGTTTCTCATCATTCTCGGCCTGTTCACCGTCCTTGGGGGCATCGATTTCATCATCCAGCGATCCGTGATCTATTCCAGTTTTCTGGAACTGGAACAAAACGAGGCCGAGGAGAATCTGCGCCGGATATTCTACGCCATCGACAGGGAAATCACGCATCTGGATCTCTTCTGCCGGGATTGGGCGGCCTGGGATGATTCCCACGAATTCATGCGCGACAGGTCCGAAACCTTTGTCGCCAGCAATCTCGACGTGGACACGCAGCGCAACAATCGTCTGAGCCTCGTGGCGTTTTGCGCGCCTGACGGAGAGGTGGTTTGGAGTCGGGGGCTGGATCTCGCCTCCGACGAACCCATGGTCTTTGATTTCATGGCCGGGGGCCGGATATTCCCGGCACACCCCATATTTCATCCGGAAGCGGACGGCGGCGCGGCTGGGGTCTGTTTCACGGCGGCCGGACCGCTGCTGTTTTCCTCCCGCCCCATTTTACGCACGGATGGGTCCGGACCAAGCAACGGTTTCCTGATCATGGGCCG contains:
- a CDS encoding tRNA-binding protein; amino-acid sequence: MATELKPTVTFEESLAVLDIRVGRVIAAEFCSLTPRPTYKMVIDFGKFGTRTSHGRFTAHPLDEVVGRQVLAVLNFPPRTMGAVVSEVLVLGVQYPGRDSGEATFVAPVVNARIGSKLF